The following is a genomic window from Amycolatopsis acidiphila.
GGCCAAAGAGCGTTCGTCGTCCGCGAAGATCTCGTCGAAGCCCGCCGCCAGGAGCCGCACCGATCGTCCTTCCGCACCGGCCTGGTTCACACTGAGCTTTCCCCCAGCCACCACCCGCATCGGCTCATGCCGGGCATGTCGCCGCAGTCGTCCGATGAGGTTCAGGCAGTCCTGGTAGCCGTGACCGTTCACGCTGCTGATGACCACCAGCACGGGGCGATGCAGGCAACACTGCGACACCAGGAGATCCTCCGGTACGCACGGCCCCAGATTGACGACGTGGAACCCGTACTCCTCAATCAGCAGTTGCAGGAACACGAGATTCCATGTGTGTGCATCCGAAGGGGTGGAGCTCACGATCACCACACCCGGCATCTCCCTGTCACCCCTTTCCGAT
Proteins encoded in this region:
- a CDS encoding cobalamin B12-binding domain-containing protein produces the protein MPGVVIVSSTPSDAHTWNLVFLQLLIEEYGFHVVNLGPCVPEDLLVSQCCLHRPVLVVISSVNGHGYQDCLNLIGRLRRHARHEPMRVVAGGKLSVNQAGAEGRSVRLLAAGFDEIFADDERSLAVFRELLAGMAEEVAGRMSRTSTTVPCARP